In the Dermochelys coriacea isolate rDerCor1 chromosome 25, rDerCor1.pri.v4, whole genome shotgun sequence genome, one interval contains:
- the TMEM161A gene encoding transmembrane protein 161A isoform X2, which yields MAVMGVQLAVSLLTASIMQRMSPHCSFARWLLCNGSLYRYKHPSEEELYALAGKQKPKAKRDRRLNGVTEDKPLSVPKDINLHLETTPITTVDALVLRYFLEYQWFVDFAVYSTLVYLFTEGYYCLADPRKEMNIGILWCLLTVVFSVKIFFMVMHHYFRSEEGGERSVCLTFAFFFLLIAMVVLVVREDYLEFGLDSGLANVSDNLEIFLKQRGWEWTVPITKLTFKLGLVALCSFIGACLTFPGLRLAQTHLDALKMAADRPMTQILLHVSFLAPLVVVVMWIKPISRDLLLHAPMGKQTVQIMSDAAYNSTRLWTIVALGLLRLAMARHHLQAYLGSRALGGADEEGSWAHHALEIQRQVTRIYCYVTVVSLQYLGPIILTLHCTLLLKSLGNYSWGLFPEPPPVSLVVGVAPAQPAAPSAEEVGGEDMQATVAQITGVLGAILTPLFYRGLFAFLTWWVALCQVITSLFGLYFHQYLAAS from the exons ATG GCTGTGATGGGGGTGCAGCTGGCGGTGAGCCTGCTTACGGCGAGCATCATGCAGAGGATGTCCCCGCACTGCTCCTTCGCTCGCTGGCTGCTCTGCAATGGCAG CCTGTATCGCTACAAGCACCCTTCGGAGGAGGAGTTGTATGCCCTGGCAGGGAAGCAGAAGCCCAAGGCCAAGCGAGACCG GAGGCTGAACGGGGTCACAGAAGATAAACCCCTGTCAGTGCCCAAGGACATCAACTTGCATTTGGAGACCACCCCAATAACCACAGTGGATGCTCTTG TGCTGCGCTATTTCCTGGAGTACCAGTGGTTCGTGGATTTTGCCGTCTACTCCACCCTCGTCTACCTCTTCACTGAAGGCTACTACTGCCTGGCGGACCCCCGGAAGGAGATGAATATTGGCATCCTGTGGTGCCTGCTTACAGTTGTCTTCTCCGT CAAGATCTTCTTCATGGTCATGCACCACTACTTCCGCTCAGAGGAGGGGGGCGAGCGCTCCGTCTGCCTCACCTTtgccttcttcttcctcctcattgCCATGGTGGTGCTCGTCGTGCGGGAGGACTACTTGGAGTTCGGCCTCGACTCGG GGCTTGCCAATGTCAGTGATAACCTGGAGATTTTCTTAAAGCAGCGAGGATGGGAATGGAC AGTTCCCATCACCAAACTGACCTTCAAGCTGGGGCTGGTGGCCCTTTGTTCCTTCATTGGCGCGTGTCTGACGTTCCCGGGACTGCGGCTGGCGCAGACTCACCTGGACGCTCTGAAGATGGCCGCAGACAGGCCAATGACCCA GATCCTGCTCCACGTGAGTTTCCTGGCACCCCTGGTCGTGGTGGTGATGTGGATCAAGCCCATTTCCCGAGACTTGTTGCTTCATGCACCCATGGGGAAACAAACGGTCCAGAT CATGTCGGACGCTGCCTACAACTCCACGCGCCTCTGGACTATTGTCGCCCTCGGCCTGCTGCGCCTGGCCATGGCGCGCCACCACCTGCAGGCCTACCTCGGCAGCAGAGCGCTGGGTGGAGCAGATGAAGAGGGAAGCTGGGCGCATCACGCTCTGGAGATCCAGCG CCAGGTCACAAGGATTTACTGCTACGTCACCGTGGTCAGCCTGCAGTACCTGGGCCCCATCATCCTCACGCTGCACTGCACGCTGCTTCTCAAATCGCTGG GCAACTACTCGTGGGGCCTGTTCCCCGAACCCCCACCCGTCTCCCTGGTGGTGGGTGTTGCACCGGCCCAGCCCGCTGCTCCCTCGGCTgaggaggtgggaggagaggaCATGCAGGCCACGGTGGCGCAGATCACGGGCGTGCTGGGTGCCATCCTCACCCCGCTTTTCTACCGCGGACTCTTCGCCTTCCTGACCTGGTGGGTGGCCCTTTGCCAAGTGATCACCAGCCTCTTTGGTCTCTACTTCCACCAGTACCTGGCAGCCTCCTAA
- the TMEM161A gene encoding transmembrane protein 161A isoform X3 → MAACIATSTLRRRSCMPWQGSRSPRPSETGLTSSTCPHLWRDMVWRLNGVTEDKPLSVPKDINLHLETTPITTVDALVLRYFLEYQWFVDFAVYSTLVYLFTEGYYCLADPRKEMNIGILWCLLTVVFSVKIFFMVMHHYFRSEEGGERSVCLTFAFFFLLIAMVVLVVREDYLEFGLDSGLANVSDNLEIFLKQRGWEWTVPITKLTFKLGLVALCSFIGACLTFPGLRLAQTHLDALKMAADRPMTQILLHVSFLAPLVVVVMWIKPISRDLLLHAPMGKQTVQIMSDAAYNSTRLWTIVALGLLRLAMARHHLQAYLGSRALGGADEEGSWAHHALEIQRQVTRIYCYVTVVSLQYLGPIILTLHCTLLLKSLGNYSWGLFPEPPPVSLVVGVAPAQPAAPSAEEVGGEDMQATVAQITGVLGAILTPLFYRGLFAFLTWWVALCQVITSLFGLYFHQYLAAS, encoded by the exons ATGGCAG CCTGTATCGCTACAAGCACCCTTCGGAGGAGGAGTTGTATGCCCTGGCAGGGAAGCAGAAGCCCAAGGCCAAGCGAGACCG GCCTGACTTCTTCAACCTGCCCCCATCTCTGGAGAGATATGGTGTG GAGGCTGAACGGGGTCACAGAAGATAAACCCCTGTCAGTGCCCAAGGACATCAACTTGCATTTGGAGACCACCCCAATAACCACAGTGGATGCTCTTG TGCTGCGCTATTTCCTGGAGTACCAGTGGTTCGTGGATTTTGCCGTCTACTCCACCCTCGTCTACCTCTTCACTGAAGGCTACTACTGCCTGGCGGACCCCCGGAAGGAGATGAATATTGGCATCCTGTGGTGCCTGCTTACAGTTGTCTTCTCCGT CAAGATCTTCTTCATGGTCATGCACCACTACTTCCGCTCAGAGGAGGGGGGCGAGCGCTCCGTCTGCCTCACCTTtgccttcttcttcctcctcattgCCATGGTGGTGCTCGTCGTGCGGGAGGACTACTTGGAGTTCGGCCTCGACTCGG GGCTTGCCAATGTCAGTGATAACCTGGAGATTTTCTTAAAGCAGCGAGGATGGGAATGGAC AGTTCCCATCACCAAACTGACCTTCAAGCTGGGGCTGGTGGCCCTTTGTTCCTTCATTGGCGCGTGTCTGACGTTCCCGGGACTGCGGCTGGCGCAGACTCACCTGGACGCTCTGAAGATGGCCGCAGACAGGCCAATGACCCA GATCCTGCTCCACGTGAGTTTCCTGGCACCCCTGGTCGTGGTGGTGATGTGGATCAAGCCCATTTCCCGAGACTTGTTGCTTCATGCACCCATGGGGAAACAAACGGTCCAGAT CATGTCGGACGCTGCCTACAACTCCACGCGCCTCTGGACTATTGTCGCCCTCGGCCTGCTGCGCCTGGCCATGGCGCGCCACCACCTGCAGGCCTACCTCGGCAGCAGAGCGCTGGGTGGAGCAGATGAAGAGGGAAGCTGGGCGCATCACGCTCTGGAGATCCAGCG CCAGGTCACAAGGATTTACTGCTACGTCACCGTGGTCAGCCTGCAGTACCTGGGCCCCATCATCCTCACGCTGCACTGCACGCTGCTTCTCAAATCGCTGG GCAACTACTCGTGGGGCCTGTTCCCCGAACCCCCACCCGTCTCCCTGGTGGTGGGTGTTGCACCGGCCCAGCCCGCTGCTCCCTCGGCTgaggaggtgggaggagaggaCATGCAGGCCACGGTGGCGCAGATCACGGGCGTGCTGGGTGCCATCCTCACCCCGCTTTTCTACCGCGGACTCTTCGCCTTCCTGACCTGGTGGGTGGCCCTTTGCCAAGTGATCACCAGCCTCTTTGGTCTCTACTTCCACCAGTACCTGGCAGCCTCCTAA
- the TMEM161A gene encoding transmembrane protein 161A isoform X1 — translation MQAPVKNQAVMGVQLAVSLLTASIMQRMSPHCSFARWLLCNGSLYRYKHPSEEELYALAGKQKPKAKRDRRLNGVTEDKPLSVPKDINLHLETTPITTVDALVLRYFLEYQWFVDFAVYSTLVYLFTEGYYCLADPRKEMNIGILWCLLTVVFSVKIFFMVMHHYFRSEEGGERSVCLTFAFFFLLIAMVVLVVREDYLEFGLDSGLANVSDNLEIFLKQRGWEWTVPITKLTFKLGLVALCSFIGACLTFPGLRLAQTHLDALKMAADRPMTQILLHVSFLAPLVVVVMWIKPISRDLLLHAPMGKQTVQIMSDAAYNSTRLWTIVALGLLRLAMARHHLQAYLGSRALGGADEEGSWAHHALEIQRQVTRIYCYVTVVSLQYLGPIILTLHCTLLLKSLGNYSWGLFPEPPPVSLVVGVAPAQPAAPSAEEVGGEDMQATVAQITGVLGAILTPLFYRGLFAFLTWWVALCQVITSLFGLYFHQYLAAS, via the exons ATGCAGGCTCCCGTCAAAAACCAG GCTGTGATGGGGGTGCAGCTGGCGGTGAGCCTGCTTACGGCGAGCATCATGCAGAGGATGTCCCCGCACTGCTCCTTCGCTCGCTGGCTGCTCTGCAATGGCAG CCTGTATCGCTACAAGCACCCTTCGGAGGAGGAGTTGTATGCCCTGGCAGGGAAGCAGAAGCCCAAGGCCAAGCGAGACCG GAGGCTGAACGGGGTCACAGAAGATAAACCCCTGTCAGTGCCCAAGGACATCAACTTGCATTTGGAGACCACCCCAATAACCACAGTGGATGCTCTTG TGCTGCGCTATTTCCTGGAGTACCAGTGGTTCGTGGATTTTGCCGTCTACTCCACCCTCGTCTACCTCTTCACTGAAGGCTACTACTGCCTGGCGGACCCCCGGAAGGAGATGAATATTGGCATCCTGTGGTGCCTGCTTACAGTTGTCTTCTCCGT CAAGATCTTCTTCATGGTCATGCACCACTACTTCCGCTCAGAGGAGGGGGGCGAGCGCTCCGTCTGCCTCACCTTtgccttcttcttcctcctcattgCCATGGTGGTGCTCGTCGTGCGGGAGGACTACTTGGAGTTCGGCCTCGACTCGG GGCTTGCCAATGTCAGTGATAACCTGGAGATTTTCTTAAAGCAGCGAGGATGGGAATGGAC AGTTCCCATCACCAAACTGACCTTCAAGCTGGGGCTGGTGGCCCTTTGTTCCTTCATTGGCGCGTGTCTGACGTTCCCGGGACTGCGGCTGGCGCAGACTCACCTGGACGCTCTGAAGATGGCCGCAGACAGGCCAATGACCCA GATCCTGCTCCACGTGAGTTTCCTGGCACCCCTGGTCGTGGTGGTGATGTGGATCAAGCCCATTTCCCGAGACTTGTTGCTTCATGCACCCATGGGGAAACAAACGGTCCAGAT CATGTCGGACGCTGCCTACAACTCCACGCGCCTCTGGACTATTGTCGCCCTCGGCCTGCTGCGCCTGGCCATGGCGCGCCACCACCTGCAGGCCTACCTCGGCAGCAGAGCGCTGGGTGGAGCAGATGAAGAGGGAAGCTGGGCGCATCACGCTCTGGAGATCCAGCG CCAGGTCACAAGGATTTACTGCTACGTCACCGTGGTCAGCCTGCAGTACCTGGGCCCCATCATCCTCACGCTGCACTGCACGCTGCTTCTCAAATCGCTGG GCAACTACTCGTGGGGCCTGTTCCCCGAACCCCCACCCGTCTCCCTGGTGGTGGGTGTTGCACCGGCCCAGCCCGCTGCTCCCTCGGCTgaggaggtgggaggagaggaCATGCAGGCCACGGTGGCGCAGATCACGGGCGTGCTGGGTGCCATCCTCACCCCGCTTTTCTACCGCGGACTCTTCGCCTTCCTGACCTGGTGGGTGGCCCTTTGCCAAGTGATCACCAGCCTCTTTGGTCTCTACTTCCACCAGTACCTGGCAGCCTCCTAA